The nucleotide sequence CATTTCTTCCGACAGGGGCCGGGCGCTGCGGGCCACGATGATGTCGGGGTGAATGCCGATGCTGCGCAGTTCTTTCACGCTGTGCTGGGTGGGCTTGCTCTTGGGCTCCCCGCCCGGCTCCAAGAATGGAATCAACGTTACGTGAATGTACAGCACCCGGTCACGCCCCAGGTCGATGCGCAGCTGGCGGATGGCTTCCAAGAAGGGCAAAGATTCGATGTCGCCCACGGTGCCGCCGATCTCCACGATGGTTACGTCGATGCCGGGGTCGGCTTCGCCCACCTGGCGGATGGCGTCTTTAATCTCGTTGGTGATGTGGGGAATGACCTGGACGGTGCTGCCCAGGTACTCGCCCCGCCGCTCCTTTTCGATGACGGAGAGGTAGATGCGGCCGGCGGTGAAGTTGTTCTGCTGGGATAAGTTCACGTCGATGAAGCGCTCGTAATGGCCTAGGTCCAAGTCGGTTTCGGCGCCGTCTTCGGTGACGAAGATCTCCCCGTGCTGGAGAGGGCTGATGGTGCCCGGGTCTACGTTGATGTAGGGGTCCATCTTCTGGATGGCTACGGTCAAGCCCCGCTCTTTCAGCAGTCTGCCGATGGATGCGGCGGTGATGCCCTTCCCCAACCCTGAGACGACGCCACCCGTGACGAAGATGTACCTGCCGGCCATACCGTTCCTCCTATAAAAAAAGGGCGGTCGCGGGGACACGCCCTTTATTCCAGTCCGACGTCGGAATGTATGCCCGGGTCTTATTGTATGGCTGGGGTGGGGGGCAGTCAACGGATTTACATGCGCTCGGGGGCACTGACCCCCAGCAGGCCCAAGACCCGCTGCAGCACCACCTGGGTGGCCTGGACCAAGGCCAGGCGGGCGCCCACCAAGTGCTCCTCGGCCCCCAGCACCCGGCACTGGGTGTAGAACTGGTGGAAGTTAGTGGCCAGGTCGTGGGCATACCGGGTCAGGTGATGGGGCGCCCGGGTGCGGGCGGCGTCGGCGATCTCGCCGGGCAGGGCGGCCAGCAGGCGCAGCAGGTCCTGCTCGGCGGGGTGGGACCACAGATCGGCCCCGGCCTTGTCCTTCACTTCTGCCAGGCTGTCTAGCCGGCCGGGCAGGGCCACGCCTTGCTCCCGGGCCTGGCGCAGGATGCCGGCCATGCGGGCATGGGCGTACTGCACGTAGTAGACGGGGTTGTCGTTGCTCTGGAGGTTGGCCAGGTCCAGGTCGAAATCGATCTCGGTGTCGGCGGAGCGCATGAGGAAGAAATAGCGGGCGGCGTCCACACTCACCTCGTCCAGGAACTCGGCCATGGTGACGTAGCGGCCTTGGCGCTTGGACATGCGCACCGTCTCCTGGCCTCTCACCAGGTGGACCATCTGCAGGTACAGCACTTCCAATACTTTGGGATCCCAGCCCAGGGCGGCCAGGGCAGCCTCCAGGCGCACATGATAGCCGAAGTGGTCCCGGCCCAGGATGTCGATGAGGAGATCGAAGCCCCGCTCCAATTTGTTCACATGGTAGGCCACGTCGGGGAGCAGGTAGGTGTAGCTGCCGTCGTTCTTCATGAGGACCCGGTCTTTATCGTCGCCGAAGTCGGTGGTGCGGAGCCATAGGGCGCCGTCCTGCTGGTACACGTGGCCGGCGGCCTGGAGGCGCCGGATGACTTCCTCGGCGCCGCCGCTTTCCCGCACTTCGCTCTCGTGGAACCAACGGTCGAACTGAACCCCGTAGCGGGCCAGCATTTCCCGGTGCTCGGCCACGAAGTGGGCTACGGCATAGCGGGCCAGGATCTCCCGGCGGGCTTCGTCATCGGCGGGCAGTTGGTCCACGGGCGGCGCCCCCGGCTCGCCCGCCAGCACCCGGCGGGCCAGGTCGATGAGGTACTCGCCGGGATAGGCCCCTTCGGGAAGTTCCACATCTTCGCCTTGGAGCTGGCGCAGGCGGATATCTAAAGCCAGGCCAAGGGTTTGGATCTGGTTGCCGGCGTCGTTGACGTAGTATTCCCGGTGGGTCTGGTAGCCCGCGGCCGTCAGGAGGCTGGCCAGGGCGTCCCCCAGGGCGGCGTGACGGGCGCTGACCACGTTGAGGGGGCCCGTGGGGTTGGCGCTGACGAATTCCACCAGCACCCGCTGCCCCTGGCCCAAGGTTACCCGGCCGTACTGGTCGCCCAGGCGGAAAACGTCGTCTACCACACCGTGGAGCCAGGCCGGGTCCAGGGTGAAGTTGATGAAGCCGGGGCCGGCGATGGTTACTTCCTTAATAAAGGTGCCGGCTGTGTCCATGTGGTCCACCAAGATGGAAGCGATTTCCCGGGGGTTGCGCCGGGCGGGGCGGGCCAAGGTCATGGCCAGGTTGCTGGCGTAATCGCCGTGGCTCCGGTCCCGGGGCACCTCGATGGCCACCGGCTGCTCCGCGGCCTCCGCCGGCAGGGCGCCGGCCGCCACGGCCCGGGCCGCCCCTTGGGCCAGCACCCGGACGATTTGCCCCTCCACCTGTCCGATGGTGTATTGTTCGATTCCGCCTGCTCCCGTGCGGTGAACCGTCAACCGTCTCACCCAGCCCTTTCAAGTCATGGTCAGCAACTTCAAAACTTCAAAACCAGGACAGCAGCAATTCTCTTATTATCTTCGCCGCCGTGACCACCGTGCGCTCGGTGGGGTCCAAGGTGGGCGCCACCTCCACCAGGTCGGCGCCGATGATGTGGCGGCCTTTCAAGGCGTAGACGGCGGCCAGCAGTTCGTGCAGGTCTATGCCCCCCGGCTCGGGAGTGCCGGTCCCCGGCGCCCAGGCGGGATCCAGCACGTCGATGTCGATGGATACGTACAGGGGCACGTCGCCCAGTTCCGCCAGCACCTCCTGCAGCGGCTCCAGGACCCGCTGGGTGCAAAAGCGGGTGTGGCGGCGGCCGAAGGTCACTTCTTCCCGGTCGCCGGAGCGGATGCCCAGCTGCACCAGCCGCCCGGGGCCTACCACCTGGCTGACCCGGCGCATGACGGTGGCATGGGACAGTTCCTGCCCTTGGTAAGTGTCCCGCAGGTCGGCGTGGGCGTCCATCTGGATGACCACCAGGTCCCGGCCGGCAGGCCCTTCGGCCAAGGCCTGGACGGCGGCCAAGGTGATCAGGTGCTCGCCGCCCAGCAGGACGGGCACCTTGCCGTCCCGGGCGATGGCGGCCACCTCCCGGCGGATTTGCTCCAAGGCGGCTGCCGGTGCGCCGAAGGGCAAGTCCAAGTCGCCGGCGTCGTGGACGGCCAGGTCCAGGAGCGACCGGTCCAAGGTTATGGAATACTCTTCAAGGCCGTAGGAAGCCTCGCGGATGCGGCCGGGGCCGAAGCGGGCGCCGGGCCGGTAGGTGACGGTGGCGTCCCAGGGGGCGCCCAAGAGCACCACCCGGGCCTCATCGTAGGCGGCATCGGTCGCCATGAAGCGCCCGCCCGGGCCGATGCCGGTCGACCCATGGCCGCCCGGGCCGGTATTGCCGGGACCCGCCGCGGGCCCCCATGGGCCGCCGGTCATTCCTCAGGCCTCTGCAGGGCAGCCACAAAGGGCGGCAAGGCGAAGGCCGCTGCATGGACTGCCGGGGTGTAGTACCGGGTGCCGAACTGGGCGAAGCCCCGCTCTACCACCCGCTCCTCGGGAACGACGGTGTCGAAGGCGCCCTTGGCACCGTAGCTGTAAGCCCACAACCCCCCGGGGTACAGGGGCACCGTGCCCAGGTACAGGCCGGCCTTGGGAAAGAGCTTATGCAACGAAACTTGAATCTGCCTTACCAGATGGGGGGTGTAGAAGGGGGACTCGCTCTGCTGAATGTAGATGCCCCCCTCCCGGAGGGCGCGGAAGGCCGACCGGTGGAAGTCCTCGCCGAACAGGCCCAGGGCGTGCTTCATGGGATCGGTGGAGTCGACGATGATGATGTCGTAGCTGTCGGGGTTGTCGGCCACATGCTTGATGCCGTCGGTCACGATGACCCGGGCCTTGGGATGATCGAAGGCGCTGCTGATGCTGGGCAGGTACTTGCGGGTGGCGGCCAGCACCCGCTCGTCGATTTCCACCAGGTGGGCTTCTGCGACGGTGGGGTGGCGCACCACTTCCCGCAGGACGCCGCCGTCGCCGCCCCCGACGATGAGCACCCGCTTAGGGTCGGGGTGGGCGAACATGGGCACGTGGGCCATCATTTCGTGGTACGTGAATTCCTCGAATTCGCTGGTCTGCAGGATGTCGTCCAGGATCAGGGTGCGACCCAGCTCGTAGGTGTCCACCACCAGGATTTCCTGGTACTGGCTCTTTTCATGATGGAGAATTTCCCGCACCCGCAGGGAAATCCTCATGTGATCCGTTTGGTTTTCGGAAAACCAGACTTCCAACCAGGGTCCCTCCTCCACACCGGCTCCGGGCCTGCTGCGGCTTGAGGGGCGCGGCCGGGCGCCGGGCCGGTACGGTGCGAAATTATATCACAAGGGCTGGAGCTACTTTCAGGGTGTGTCGTCATCGTTGTCGAGAAGTTCCAAGTCCCGCTGCCGCTGCCGGGCGCCCACCCGGGCCAGCAGGATGCTCAGTTCGTACAGGAGCAGCAGGGGCACCGCCATAAGCACCTGGGACACCACATCAGGAGGCGTGAGGAAAGCGGCCACTATGAAAATGACGAATATAGCCCAGCGGCGGATGCGCTGCAGCAGGTGGTGGTCGATGACCCCCAGGCGGGAGGTGACCCAAACGACCACCGGCAGTTGGAACACGATGGCGAAGGGCGCCACGGTGCCGACGACAAAGGACACGTAGCTGCTGACGGAAATCAACGGGACCAGGTCGGGTCCGGTGAAACTGAGGAAAAACCGCAGGACGAAGGGCAGGATGACCCAGTAGCCGAAGGCCGTGCCCAGCACCAGCAGGAGGAAGGCCACGGGCAGGGACAGGAGCAGCTGCCGCCGCTCGTCCCGGGTCAAGGCCGGCTGCACGAAGGCCACTGCTTGATAAAGGATGATGGGCGAGGCCAGGGCCGTGCCGATGTAGATGCCCAAGCGCAGGTGAATAAGGAAGCCCTCGCCTGGGGTCAAGATGACCAGCTGCTCGATGGGCCCCTTCAGGGCCGCCAGCACCCGGCCGGCGACGAAAAACCCTCCGATGGAAAAGAGCAGCCACGGTATGAGGGCCGTAATCAGGCGGCGGCGCAGTTCGTCCAGGTGCTCCACCAGGGTCATTTCGGCCATGGCGTCGTGGATTTTGGCCGGGGAGTTCCCGGCGGGGCCCCGCCGCCGTCCCATGGGATCCCTCCCGGATTGATCCGGATTGATGGGGTGGCGTGGTCGCCTGCCACCCGCCTTTTAAAGGTACCAAAGAACGGCGGCCGCTACCGCCGCTCCGGCAGCATCCTCAGGGACGGTGATTTCGGCGGCCGCGGCCTTCAGGTCGTGGAGTTCCATGTTGCGCATGACGAAGGCTTCCCGCACCATGTCTTCCACCCGGGTCCGGGCCTCGGCGGCCGTTACGGCGCCGGAGAATTCCATGATTACACCGAAATCATCCCGGCTGAAGCCTATGGCCACCGCGGCGGCGATGGTCTCGCCGGCCTGATCGCTGCAGATGGTGCCGTAGGCCGTGGGCACTAGGGATCCCGCCGGGATGTCGATCTGGCCTCCCGGTTCTTGCCGCTGGAATTCCACGTAACGGCAGCCCGGCGGCAGGATACTGCTCACCCGAAGCAAGTTCAAATTGCCGATACCGGCTTCCAGCAGGGCGCCGTCAAAGGCCGTCAACTTGTGCTGACCTTTCGCAGCACCGGCAACAAGGGTCACACGATTGGGCGTGGGCAGCATGCCTGCACCCCTCCCGAGAGGCAGTAATTCGTGAAAATACGGGCGCAATAAACGGGGCCGCCCGGGGCGCGGGCAGCCGCCACGGAATGACTATAAGGAATGGGCGGCAACAGGTCAATGGCCGGGCATACTAAGTTGCGCCGTTGCTGCAAATCTCCGGCAACGCCGGCTTGGTATGGGGGTTGGGCCTTTGTATATTTCCCGTCTGGTGCATCGCCTGTTTGCCGCCGCTGCGGTGGTCACGGCCTTAGGCCTGCTGGGCTTGGGGGCCTGGCTGCTGACGCCCCTGCCGCCGGCCCAGGTGCCGGTGGCCACCCGGGTTTACGATGCCCAAGGCCGGCTCATCACCTACATCGCCGCCCAGCGCCGGGTTCCGGTGGCGGGGGAGGACATGCCCCTGGCCCTGCGCCAGGCGGTGGTGGCGGTGGAGGACAGCCGCTTCTATCGCCACTGGGGGGTGGACCCCATCGGCGTCGTGCGGGCTTTCGTGCGGAACTACCAGGCGGGGCGCACCGTGGAAGGGGCCAGCACCATCACTTCCCAACTGGCCCGCAATTCGTACCTTTCTTTGGAGCGCACCTGGGATCGGAAGATCCGCGAGGCCTTTTTGAGCCTGAAGCTGGAAGCCCATATGACAAAGGAAGAAATCCTGACGGCCTACCTGAACACCATCTACTACGGCCACGGGGCCTACAGCGCCGAGGTGGCGGCCAGGACCTACTTCGGCAAGGGCGTGGCGGAACTGGACTTGGCCGAGAGCGCCTTGTTGGCGGCGGTAATCCGTAGTCCCGGCTTGTACAGCCCGTACCTGGATCTCCAGCGGGCCCGGGAGCGGCGGGATTTCGTGCTGGGCCGCATGGTAGAGCTGGGCTATATTACGGCGGCCGAGGCCGAGGCCGCCCGGGCCCAGCCCATCCGCCTGGCGGGCCTGGAGGAATCGGTGCCGGCGGCTCCTTACTTCGTGGATTATGTGCGGTCCCTGCTGCGGGAGCACCTGCCCCATGTAGAAGCCGACCTGGCCCGGGGCGGCTACGAAATCCACACCGCTTTGGATTTGGACATGCAGCGGGCGGCCGAGGAGGCTTTTGCCCGGCACCTGGGCTCCGTCAGCCACCGGGACGCCCAGGGCATCGCCCAGCCCCAGGGAGCCCTGGTGGCCCTTGATCCCCGCAACGGCCACATCAAGGCCCTGGTGGGGGGCCGGGACTTTCGGGAGAGCCAGTTCAACCGGGCCACCGACGCCCGCCGCCAGCCGGGCTCCGCCTTTAAGGTGTTTGTGTACACCGCCCTGGTGGACCAGGGGATTCCCTTGTCGGCCACCCAGTTGTGCGAGTTTGTGGCCTTTCCCGGCCCGACGCCGGACTCTCTCTACGAGCCGACGGACTTCGGCGATGAGCCGTACCACTGGGAAAACTTGACCATGCGGGACGCCCTGCGGGTTTCCGACAACGTAGTGACGGTGAAGTGGGCCCAGGTCATCGGACCGTCCACCATCGCCCGCTACGCCCGGCGCATGGGCATCATGGAATCCACGCCCTTGGAGCCCACCCTGCCCCTGGCCCTGGGTGCCAGCGAGGTGACGCCCCTGGAGTTGACGGCAGCCTATGCGCCCCTGGCCAACGGCGGGTACCGGGTGGAGCCGGTGGCCGTCACCGAGGTGCGGGCAGCCGACGGCCGCATCCTCTGGCAGCAGCGGTCTGAACTGGAGCCGGTGCTGGCACCGGCTACCGCCTATTTGATCACCGATGCCTTGCGCTCGGTGCTGGACGACCCCGACGGCACCGGCAGCCACCTGCGCCAGTGGTTCCAACGGCCCGCCGCCGGCAAGACGGGCACCACCAACGAGCGGCGCAGCGCCTGGTTCGTGGGCTACACCCCAGACCTGGTGGCGTCGGTTTACGTGGGCAACGACGATCAGGTTCCCCTTTGGGGCGGCGGCGGTGCGGTGGCCGGGCCCATCTGGGCCCGGTTCATGGCCGGCGCCTTGGCCGACGTTCCCGTGAAAGACTGGGACATGCCCGCCGACGTGTTCGCCGCCCGGACCTGCGTCTTGGGCGGCTCGCCGGAGGCCCCGTGGATCCGGCCCGTCTGGGAAGTCTTCCGCCAGGGCACCTACCCCGGCGACAACTGCCCTTGGGCGATTTTCCAGTGACCGCGCCGGCGGGTTAAGCCCAGGGATGAAGCCTATTTGGCCGGCAAGGGGTCCGGGATCGGCCGCAAAGCCCATTTCCTGGGCTAATTTTCTAGGCCTTTGCCTTCTTTGGGCCGTGACCGGGCGGAATAGGCTTTATCCGTGGGCTTAAGGTGCGGTGCAGCCGGGCCGGGCGGGCAAATAAGCCCAGCGGGAAAGCTTAAGGCGGTGGTTGGGGGTGCGGGGCCAAGTGCAGGGGCAGAGTGCAGGGGCGGAGTGCACGCCGGAATGCAGGCCGGAGAACTAAACTTCGGCCGAGTAGTGGTAAGGCTCGCCCCGCTGGATGCGGCAGGCCCGGAACAGCTGCTCCAGCAGCAGCAGGGGCATCATCTGATGGGGAAAGGTGAGGGTGGACATGCTGAGGCGCAGGTGGGCCCGCTCCACCAGCTGGGGCGCCAGGCCGACGGTGCCGCCGATGAGCCAGGCGGTGGTGCTGAAGCCGTCGACGGCCACCTGGTCCAGATGCTGGGCCAACTGGGGCGAAGTCATGGCCCAGCCCCGGCGGGTCAGGGCTACGGTATAGACGTGCCCCGGCAGTCGGTCCAATACGCCTTGGATACGCTCGGCCTCGACGGCTTGGATCCGCTCCACATCGGCCGGGCGGGGCCGGGCAGGCACAGCCTCATCCGGCACCTGCTGCCAGGTGACCTGGGCGTAGGGGCGCAGCCGCCGCAGGTAGGTCTCCACGCCCTCTCTAAGGTATGGGGCGTCGAGCCGCCCGACGGATATAATTTGAAACCGCATCATGGGGAGCGCCGCCTATCGCAGGTTGATCTGCAGTTCGCCCAACTCCACCTCGAAGGTGAGGGTGCTGCCTTCCCGGTCCACCAGCACCTGCACCGTGTCGCCTACAGACATTTTATTGAGGGCTTTCAGCAGGTCCAGGTAGCGTTCCGTCTCTTGGTCGTTTATGCGCAGGATCACGTCACCCGAGCGGATGCCCACCCGCTGGGCGGGCCCGCCGGGAATGGTTTCGGCCACGATGACGCCTGCGGTGACGCCGTAGCGGCTGGCGGCGATGTCATCGGGAATGAGGCTGACACCCAAGGCCGGGCGGATGACCCGCCCGTACTGCACCAGATCGTTGGCGATGAGCCGCACATCATTGGAAGGGATGGCGAAGCCCATGCCTTCGATGTCGGCGCCCTGGAACTTGAGGGTGTTGATGCCGATGACTTCACCCCTAAGGTTGACCAACGGCCCGCCGCTGTTGCCCCGGTTGATGGCCGCGTCCGTTTGGATCAATTCGAAAATACGGGCATAGTCGCTGCGGCCCGACGACAGCCGGTGCAGCAGGTCGGGACGGATGCCGCTGACCACGCCCACGGTGACGGAGCGGAAGAAATCCAGGCCCTGGGGATTGCCGATGGCCACCACCGTTTCCCCGACCCGCACCTGGTCGGAGTCGCCGAAGACGGCATAGGGAAGGTCGGTGGCCTCGATGCGCAGCACCGCCAAATCGGAGAAGGGATCATCGTGGGCCACAATGGTGGCGGGCAGCACCCGCCCGTCGGCCACCACTACTTCTACCTGGTCGGCGCCTTCGATGACGTGGTAGTTGGTGATGATGTAGCCGTCGGGGCTGAAGATGACGCCCGAGCCGGTGGCGGCGATCCGGGGGAAGGACTCGCCGCTGGAGATGTCCCGGACCATCCGCTTGTTCAAGATGCCTACCACCGCCGGCCCGACCTTGTCGACCACTTCCACCACCGGGGATGAATCGGCCCCGTCGTTGCCGTGGGGGCCCTGGTCGGACCCCGGCAGGGGAGGCTCATTGTTGCCGCTCAAACCGTTCAGGGGCAGCCGATCGTTGCCCGCGCCCAAGGGCGGGGTGGAGCCGCCGGGCAGCAGTTGGCCGGCAAAGCTCATGGTCACCAGGGCGCCGATGATGCCGCCCACCAAGGCCGCCAGCAGGAAGTTCCAAAAAGGGCGGGAGTTGCGCTTCACCGTCCAGCGGGGGCCGGATGGACCACCGCCGTGAGGCGATTGCCCGGGGCTGGGCTGCCCGTAGGCGGGCGCACCATGGGCAGGCCGGCCGTGGGGAGGCTGCCCGTGGGACCCATGTTCGGACGGCTCGTACGGGGACTGCCCGGGGGTGAAGTGGTCGTCCATGCACTGCCACCTCCTGGCCCGGCGGGGCCGGTGGAGTCGACTGCCAATTCCTCTATGTAGGTAATACAAAATTATAGCGAAGGATTTTGGGGGTCTCTAGGAGCCGCTCTTGAGGACCCGGAGCTGGGCTGGGGCGGATCCCTCGTCGCCTTCGTCGGGCAGGCGCTCCAGTTGGGCGCCCAGTTGGCGGAACTTCTGCTCGATGCCTTCGTAGCCCCGCTCCACCA is from Sphingobacteriaceae bacterium and encodes:
- a CDS encoding trypsin-like peptidase domain-containing protein; this encodes MDDHFTPGQSPYEPSEHGSHGQPPHGRPAHGAPAYGQPSPGQSPHGGGPSGPRWTVKRNSRPFWNFLLAALVGGIIGALVTMSFAGQLLPGGSTPPLGAGNDRLPLNGLSGNNEPPLPGSDQGPHGNDGADSSPVVEVVDKVGPAVVGILNKRMVRDISSGESFPRIAATGSGVIFSPDGYIITNYHVIEGADQVEVVVADGRVLPATIVAHDDPFSDLAVLRIEATDLPYAVFGDSDQVRVGETVVAIGNPQGLDFFRSVTVGVVSGIRPDLLHRLSSGRSDYARIFELIQTDAAINRGNSGGPLVNLRGEVIGINTLKFQGADIEGMGFAIPSNDVRLIANDLVQYGRVIRPALGVSLIPDDIAASRYGVTAGVIVAETIPGGPAQRVGIRSGDVILRINDQETERYLDLLKALNKMSVGDTVQVLVDREGSTLTFEVELGELQINLR
- the speB gene encoding agmatinase; translated protein: MATDAAYDEARVVLLGAPWDATVTYRPGARFGPGRIREASYGLEEYSITLDRSLLDLAVHDAGDLDLPFGAPAAALEQIRREVAAIARDGKVPVLLGGEHLITLAAVQALAEGPAGRDLVVIQMDAHADLRDTYQGQELSHATVMRRVSQVVGPGRLVQLGIRSGDREEVTFGRRHTRFCTQRVLEPLQEVLAELGDVPLYVSIDIDVLDPAWAPGTGTPEPGGIDLHELLAAVYALKGRHIIGADLVEVAPTLDPTERTVVTAAKIIRELLLSWF
- the speE gene encoding polyamine aminopropyltransferase, which translates into the protein MEVWFSENQTDHMRISLRVREILHHEKSQYQEILVVDTYELGRTLILDDILQTSEFEEFTYHEMMAHVPMFAHPDPKRVLIVGGGDGGVLREVVRHPTVAEAHLVEIDERVLAATRKYLPSISSAFDHPKARVIVTDGIKHVADNPDSYDIIIVDSTDPMKHALGLFGEDFHRSAFRALREGGIYIQQSESPFYTPHLVRQIQVSLHKLFPKAGLYLGTVPLYPGGLWAYSYGAKGAFDTVVPEERVVERGFAQFGTRYYTPAVHAAAFALPPFVAALQRPEE
- a CDS encoding PBP1A family penicillin-binding protein, which gives rise to MYISRLVHRLFAAAAVVTALGLLGLGAWLLTPLPPAQVPVATRVYDAQGRLITYIAAQRRVPVAGEDMPLALRQAVVAVEDSRFYRHWGVDPIGVVRAFVRNYQAGRTVEGASTITSQLARNSYLSLERTWDRKIREAFLSLKLEAHMTKEEILTAYLNTIYYGHGAYSAEVAARTYFGKGVAELDLAESALLAAVIRSPGLYSPYLDLQRARERRDFVLGRMVELGYITAAEAEAARAQPIRLAGLEESVPAAPYFVDYVRSLLREHLPHVEADLARGGYEIHTALDLDMQRAAEEAFARHLGSVSHRDAQGIAQPQGALVALDPRNGHIKALVGGRDFRESQFNRATDARRQPGSAFKVFVYTALVDQGIPLSATQLCEFVAFPGPTPDSLYEPTDFGDEPYHWENLTMRDALRVSDNVVTVKWAQVIGPSTIARYARRMGIMESTPLEPTLPLALGASEVTPLELTAAYAPLANGGYRVEPVAVTEVRAADGRILWQQRSELEPVLAPATAYLITDALRSVLDDPDGTGSHLRQWFQRPAAGKTGTTNERRSAWFVGYTPDLVASVYVGNDDQVPLWGGGGAVAGPIWARFMAGALADVPVKDWDMPADVFAARTCVLGGSPEAPWIRPVWEVFRQGTYPGDNCPWAIFQ
- the tatC gene encoding twin-arginine translocase subunit TatC — its product is MGRRRGPAGNSPAKIHDAMAEMTLVEHLDELRRRLITALIPWLLFSIGGFFVAGRVLAALKGPIEQLVILTPGEGFLIHLRLGIYIGTALASPIILYQAVAFVQPALTRDERRQLLLSLPVAFLLLVLGTAFGYWVILPFVLRFFLSFTGPDLVPLISVSSYVSFVVGTVAPFAIVFQLPVVVWVTSRLGVIDHHLLQRIRRWAIFVIFIVAAFLTPPDVVSQVLMAVPLLLLYELSILLARVGARQRQRDLELLDNDDDTP
- the argS gene encoding arginine--tRNA ligase, with the translated sequence MTVHRTGAGGIEQYTIGQVEGQIVRVLAQGAARAVAAGALPAEAAEQPVAIEVPRDRSHGDYASNLAMTLARPARRNPREIASILVDHMDTAGTFIKEVTIAGPGFINFTLDPAWLHGVVDDVFRLGDQYGRVTLGQGQRVLVEFVSANPTGPLNVVSARHAALGDALASLLTAAGYQTHREYYVNDAGNQIQTLGLALDIRLRQLQGEDVELPEGAYPGEYLIDLARRVLAGEPGAPPVDQLPADDEARREILARYAVAHFVAEHREMLARYGVQFDRWFHESEVRESGGAEEVIRRLQAAGHVYQQDGALWLRTTDFGDDKDRVLMKNDGSYTYLLPDVAYHVNKLERGFDLLIDILGRDHFGYHVRLEAALAALGWDPKVLEVLYLQMVHLVRGQETVRMSKRQGRYVTMAEFLDEVSVDAARYFFLMRSADTEIDFDLDLANLQSNDNPVYYVQYAHARMAGILRQAREQGVALPGRLDSLAEVKDKAGADLWSHPAEQDLLRLLAALPGEIADAARTRAPHHLTRYAHDLATNFHQFYTQCRVLGAEEHLVGARLALVQATQVVLQRVLGLLGVSAPERM
- a CDS encoding arginine decarboxylase, pyruvoyl-dependent, giving the protein MLPTPNRVTLVAGAAKGQHKLTAFDGALLEAGIGNLNLLRVSSILPPGCRYVEFQRQEPGGQIDIPAGSLVPTAYGTICSDQAGETIAAAVAIGFSRDDFGVIMEFSGAVTAAEARTRVEDMVREAFVMRNMELHDLKAAAAEITVPEDAAGAAVAAAVLWYL
- a CDS encoding 23S rRNA (pseudouridine(1915)-N(3))-methyltransferase RlmH, with the protein product MMRFQIISVGRLDAPYLREGVETYLRRLRPYAQVTWQQVPDEAVPARPRPADVERIQAVEAERIQGVLDRLPGHVYTVALTRRGWAMTSPQLAQHLDQVAVDGFSTTAWLIGGTVGLAPQLVERAHLRLSMSTLTFPHQMMPLLLLEQLFRACRIQRGEPYHYSAEV
- a CDS encoding CTP synthase, translating into MAGRYIFVTGGVVSGLGKGITAASIGRLLKERGLTVAIQKMDPYINVDPGTISPLQHGEIFVTEDGAETDLDLGHYERFIDVNLSQQNNFTAGRIYLSVIEKERRGEYLGSTVQVIPHITNEIKDAIRQVGEADPGIDVTIVEIGGTVGDIESLPFLEAIRQLRIDLGRDRVLYIHVTLIPFLEPGGEPKSKPTQHSVKELRSIGIHPDIIVARSARPLSEEMRAKIALFCDVETRAVIQNVDTDNIYAVPLVLAQEGLDEIIVERLKLPGR